From the genome of Sulfitobacter sp. DSM 110093, one region includes:
- the rlmB gene encoding 23S rRNA (guanosine(2251)-2'-O)-methyltransferase RlmB gives MKKPKWVVQKEQDKKAEAAQTVWLFGLHAVRDALMNPNREKLQLMVTPNAQAKLEDAIAEAGITPQVVDPRKFRPPLDPNSVHQGAVLEVKPLNWGRLEDVAIGDTAPRLLLLDRVTDPHNVGAILRSAEVLGASAVIGTKHHSAPETGALAKTASGALERQPYLRVRNLADAIRALQDMGYLVLGLDGEATQTIEGAVEGRRDRPVALVLGAEGPGLREKTRETVDALVRIDAAGGFGSLNVSNAAAIALYASRVGG, from the coding sequence ATGAAGAAACCCAAATGGGTCGTGCAAAAAGAGCAGGACAAAAAGGCCGAAGCGGCGCAGACAGTTTGGCTTTTTGGCCTGCATGCGGTGCGCGATGCGTTGATGAACCCCAACCGCGAAAAACTGCAGTTGATGGTGACGCCGAATGCCCAAGCAAAGTTGGAAGATGCCATCGCGGAAGCGGGAATCACGCCGCAGGTCGTCGATCCGCGCAAGTTCCGTCCGCCGCTTGATCCGAATTCCGTTCACCAGGGTGCGGTGCTGGAAGTGAAGCCGCTGAACTGGGGTCGGCTAGAGGATGTAGCCATCGGCGATACCGCGCCGCGCTTATTGCTGCTCGACCGGGTAACTGATCCGCATAACGTTGGCGCGATTCTCCGCTCAGCTGAAGTTTTGGGAGCGTCGGCGGTGATAGGCACGAAACATCATTCGGCGCCTGAGACAGGCGCGTTGGCCAAGACCGCCAGCGGCGCGTTGGAGCGTCAGCCCTATTTGAGGGTGCGCAACCTCGCTGATGCGATCCGCGCCCTGCAGGATATGGGGTATCTGGTGCTGGGGCTCGATGGGGAGGCCACGCAGACCATCGAAGGCGCGGTAGAAGGCCGGCGGGACCGCCCTGTGGCGCTTGTCTTGGGGGCCGAGGGGCCGGGGCTGCGTGAAAAGACCCGTGAGACTGTGGATGCGCTGGTGCGGATCGATGCCGCTGGCGGTTTCGGCTCGCTCAACGTGTCCAATGCGGCGGCCATCGCGCTTTACGCGAGCCGGGTAGGGGGCTGA
- a CDS encoding O-acetylhomoserine aminocarboxypropyltransferase/cysteine synthase family protein, whose amino-acid sequence MANSPNHQFDTLQIHAGATPDPATGARQTPIYQTTAYVFRDADHAAALFNLQEVGYIYSRLTNPTNAVLQERIATLEGGVGAVCCSSGHAAQIMALFPLMGPGKNIVASTRLYGGTVTQFSHTIKRFGWSCKFVDFDDPQAVADAIDDDTRAVFGEAIANPGGYIMDVRAIADVADAAGIPLIIDNTSATPYLCRPIEHGATLVVHSTTKYLTGNGTVMGGCVVDSGKFDWSANDKFPSLSQPEEAYHGMKFHETFGAMAFTFHGIAIGLRDLGMTMNPQAAHYTLMGIETLSLRMDRHVQNAVKVAEWLEQDDRVDYVTYAGLKSSPYHERMQKVCPKGAGGLFTFAVKGGYDACVKLVNSLDIFSHVANLGDTRSLIIHSASTTHRQLTEEQQEAAGAGPGVVRISIGTEDADDLIADLDQALTKATS is encoded by the coding sequence ATGGCCAACAGCCCCAATCATCAATTCGACACGTTGCAGATTCACGCCGGGGCCACGCCCGACCCGGCCACTGGCGCACGGCAAACGCCGATCTACCAGACCACAGCCTATGTCTTTCGCGATGCTGACCACGCGGCGGCGCTTTTTAACCTACAAGAGGTCGGCTATATCTATTCGCGCCTGACCAACCCCACTAATGCCGTTCTGCAAGAGCGGATCGCCACGCTCGAAGGCGGTGTCGGCGCGGTCTGCTGTTCCTCGGGCCACGCGGCACAGATCATGGCGCTTTTCCCGCTGATGGGGCCGGGCAAGAATATCGTCGCCTCAACCCGTCTTTATGGCGGCACGGTCACGCAGTTCAGCCATACGATCAAACGCTTTGGCTGGTCCTGCAAGTTTGTCGACTTCGACGATCCGCAGGCTGTGGCCGATGCGATTGACGATGACACCCGCGCGGTCTTTGGCGAGGCCATCGCCAACCCCGGCGGTTATATCATGGATGTGCGCGCCATCGCCGATGTTGCCGATGCGGCGGGCATTCCGCTGATCATCGACAACACCAGCGCCACGCCCTACCTCTGCCGCCCGATTGAACACGGCGCGACGCTGGTGGTGCATTCCACCACCAAATACCTCACCGGCAACGGCACCGTGATGGGCGGCTGCGTGGTGGATTCAGGCAAGTTCGACTGGTCCGCGAACGACAAATTCCCCTCGCTCAGTCAGCCTGAGGAAGCCTATCACGGGATGAAATTCCACGAGACCTTCGGCGCGATGGCCTTCACCTTCCACGGCATCGCCATCGGGCTGCGCGATCTGGGGATGACGATGAACCCACAGGCGGCCCACTACACGCTCATGGGGATCGAGACCCTGTCACTGCGGATGGACCGGCATGTGCAAAACGCGGTAAAGGTCGCCGAATGGCTCGAACAGGACGACCGCGTTGATTACGTCACCTATGCCGGGTTGAAATCCTCGCCCTATCACGAGCGGATGCAAAAGGTCTGCCCCAAGGGCGCGGGCGGGCTTTTCACCTTTGCAGTGAAAGGCGGTTATGATGCCTGCGTTAAGCTGGTGAACAGCCTTGATATCTTTAGCCATGTGGCGAACCTGGGCGACACGCGCTCGCTGATCATCCACTCGGCCTCCACCACCCACCGCCAGCTTACCGAAGAGCAGCAGGAAGCGGCAGGCGCTGGACCCGGTGTTGTGCGAATTTCTATCGGGACAGAAGATGCCGACGATCTGATCGCCGATCTGGATCAAGCGCTAACCAAAGCAACCAGCTAA
- a CDS encoding SIMPL domain-containing protein (The SIMPL domain is named for its presence in mouse protein SIMPL (signalling molecule that associates with mouse pelle-like kinase). Bacterial member BP26, from Brucella, was shown to assemble into a channel-like structure, while YggE from E. coli has been associated with resistance to oxidative stress.) — protein MRLMNWVALAWMAGAGMVSAQQGPEEGIIVTGQGSFAAAPDMATITLGVTEEATTAKAAMDKVTEAVAAILTQLDAQGVAATDRQTSRFYLRPVHDRRPVEDGQPPRITGYQAGNSVTVKVRDLDNLGAMMDAVIDEGANDFNGLDFSLQDPKDALAEARKAAVADASERARQLAEAAGVKLGTLIRMTENSHSQPKMFEAARMGMAMDSAIAEGEVEVQAQVSMTFAIAPGQ, from the coding sequence ATGCGACTGATGAACTGGGTGGCGCTGGCGTGGATGGCGGGGGCGGGCATGGTCTCGGCCCAGCAAGGGCCAGAAGAGGGCATTATCGTTACCGGACAAGGCAGTTTCGCCGCCGCACCCGATATGGCCACAATCACACTGGGCGTTACCGAAGAGGCCACCACCGCCAAGGCTGCGATGGACAAGGTGACCGAAGCCGTCGCCGCGATTCTCACCCAGCTTGATGCGCAGGGTGTGGCCGCGACGGACCGTCAGACCAGTCGGTTCTATTTGCGCCCGGTGCATGACCGCCGCCCCGTTGAAGACGGCCAACCGCCCCGCATCACTGGCTATCAAGCGGGTAATTCAGTCACGGTCAAGGTGCGCGATCTGGACAATCTTGGCGCAATGATGGATGCGGTGATTGATGAGGGCGCGAATGATTTCAACGGTTTGGACTTCAGTCTTCAAGATCCGAAAGACGCGCTGGCCGAAGCGCGCAAAGCCGCTGTTGCGGATGCCTCTGAACGCGCCCGGCAATTGGCGGAGGCTGCGGGGGTGAAGCTTGGTACCCTGATCCGCATGACCGAAAATTCACACTCCCAGCCCAAAATGTTCGAGGCAGCCCGCATGGGTATGGCGATGGATAGTGCAATTGCCGAAGGTGAGGTCGAGGTGCAGGCGCAGGTGTCGATGACCTTTGCGATTGCGCCGGGGCAGTAG